Proteins from a single region of Butyrivibrio fibrisolvens:
- a CDS encoding RNA methyltransferase, whose product MQYINITDINDKRLSVYKDLNESQLRHYYEPDGGVFIAESLKVIERAFLFGCKAESVLLEKEKLDSDEYKRVVELVASGSNNKADNSEDKEVKDNKEDKEDKVDKEGDIPIYVAEQMELSKITGYNLTGGILAVMRRPDLKSVIDIIDGCTRIAILDTVVNPTNIGAIFRSAAAFNVEAILLTKGCCDPLSRRAIRVSMGNVFQIPWTYLDSNEDEYNDERERQAGLVKENFDLLHEKGFKTAAMALKEDSIKLDDERLKKEEKLAIIMGNEGDGLSDAAIAMSDYKVIIPMAHEVDSLNVAAASAVAFWELAR is encoded by the coding sequence TTGCAGTATATAAATATTACAGATATAAACGACAAGCGCTTGTCAGTTTATAAGGATCTTAACGAATCACAGCTTCGCCATTATTATGAACCTGATGGCGGAGTTTTTATTGCGGAGAGCCTTAAAGTTATCGAGAGGGCTTTTTTATTTGGATGTAAAGCGGAATCCGTCCTTTTGGAAAAAGAAAAGCTTGATTCTGATGAGTATAAAAGAGTTGTTGAACTGGTGGCATCAGGTAGTAACAACAAGGCTGATAATAGCGAAGATAAAGAAGTTAAAGATAATAAAGAAGATAAAGAAGATAAAGTAGATAAAGAAGGTGATATTCCGATATATGTTGCAGAGCAAATGGAGCTTTCAAAGATAACGGGATATAACTTAACAGGCGGGATACTTGCCGTAATGAGAAGGCCAGATCTTAAAAGCGTCATAGACATAATCGATGGCTGCACCAGGATAGCGATCCTTGATACGGTAGTTAATCCCACTAACATAGGCGCCATATTCAGAAGTGCTGCAGCCTTCAATGTAGAAGCAATCCTTCTTACAAAGGGATGCTGCGATCCTCTTTCAAGAAGAGCCATTAGGGTCAGCATGGGCAATGTATTCCAGATTCCCTGGACTTATCTTGATTCTAATGAGGATGAATATAATGATGAGAGGGAGAGGCAGGCTGGCCTTGTAAAGGAGAACTTTGACCTTCTTCATGAAAAGGGCTTTAAAACAGCTGCTATGGCATTAAAAGAAGATTCAATAAAGCTTGACGATGAGCGCCTTAAAAAGGAAGAAAAGCTTGCCATAATCATGGGTAATGAAGGCGACGGTCTTTCTGATGCAGCGATAGCCATGTCAGACTATAAAGTCATAATCCCAATGGCCCATGAAGTTGACTCACTAAACGTTGCTGCAGCAAGCGCTGTTGCATTCTGGGAGCTTGCACGGTGA
- a CDS encoding GNAT family N-acetyltransferase has translation MEIRIATNDDIEYMMSSRLEMLKEVNSLDPDYQYSQSFVENSRSFFLDGQQTTVLALDGDRIAGCATMCYITLMPTFSHPTGKRAHLMNVYTAKDYRRQGIGMKMVSMLIDEAWNKGATEISLDATEDGRALYAKCGFTYSNECMVLVK, from the coding sequence ATGGAAATAAGAATAGCGACCAATGACGATATTGAATACATGATGAGTAGCAGGCTGGAGATGCTTAAGGAGGTCAACTCCCTTGATCCGGACTACCAGTACTCCCAAAGCTTTGTTGAAAACAGTAGAAGCTTTTTTCTTGATGGACAGCAGACGACAGTCCTTGCTTTAGATGGAGACAGGATTGCGGGCTGTGCAACTATGTGTTATATAACGCTCATGCCAACCTTTTCACACCCAACGGGTAAACGTGCCCATTTGATGAATGTTTATACTGCAAAGGATTATCGCAGGCAGGGAATCGGAATGAAGATGGTGTCCATGCTTATTGATGAAGCCTGGAATAAAGGCGCAACAGAAATAAGTTTGGATGCTACAGAAGATGGACGCGCTTTATACGCTAAGTGTGGATTTACCTATTCTAATGAATGTATGGTTTTAGTAAAATAA
- the nrdG gene encoding anaerobic ribonucleoside-triphosphate reductase activating protein encodes MRIAGTIKHSLVNGPGIRFVVFFQGCIHHCKGCQNMDTWDPDGGESIEPDELIEMIRSTKHLDGVTLSGGDPFMQAQSAAYVAKACHDMGLSVWCYTGYTYEEIMEGKAPEGAVELLEETDVLVDGRFEIDLRSEECLYRGSTNQRLIDTKESIAKEYVCDWRQTD; translated from the coding sequence ATGAGAATAGCCGGAACGATCAAACATTCACTGGTCAATGGACCAGGTATACGTTTTGTAGTCTTTTTTCAGGGGTGTATTCATCACTGCAAGGGTTGCCAGAATATGGACACCTGGGACCCGGACGGTGGCGAATCCATAGAACCTGATGAGCTGATAGAGATGATCAGAAGTACTAAGCATCTTGACGGAGTTACGCTATCCGGAGGAGATCCTTTTATGCAGGCACAAAGTGCGGCGTATGTTGCTAAAGCCTGCCATGATATGGGACTTTCTGTATGGTGCTATACAGGATATACCTACGAAGAGATCATGGAAGGAAAGGCTCCTGAAGGGGCAGTGGAGCTTCTTGAAGAGACAGATGTTCTTGTGGACGGAAGGTTTGAGATTGATCTTAGGTCCGAAGAGTGTCTGTACAGAGGAAGTACCAACCAAAGGCTTATCGATACGAAAGAAAGTATAGCAAAAGAATATGTGTGTGATTGGAGGCAGACTGACTGA
- a CDS encoding epoxyqueuosine reductase QueH, whose amino-acid sequence MNKENYAKELEKYIEEKQKEGIYPKLLLHACCAPCSSYCLEYLRQFFDITLFFYNPNITSQGEYEKRVEEEKRLIEAYNRQIDEQNFDGMNSDGNARKISFLEGDYNPSAWIEAVKGLEDCPEGGDRCIKCFELRMDEAARVCKEMGFDGFTTTLTISPLKNADNLNKAGREAADKYGTIFLPSDFKKKNGYKRSIELSKMFDLYRQDFCGCSFSKAQREREKAAASEGRVDGN is encoded by the coding sequence ATGAATAAAGAAAATTACGCTAAAGAACTTGAAAAATATATAGAAGAAAAGCAAAAGGAAGGGATTTACCCAAAGCTTTTGCTCCATGCCTGTTGTGCTCCCTGCTCTTCATATTGTCTGGAGTACTTAAGACAGTTTTTTGACATAACACTCTTTTTCTATAATCCCAATATCACTTCCCAGGGCGAGTACGAAAAGAGAGTGGAAGAGGAAAAGAGGCTGATCGAAGCCTATAACAGACAGATCGATGAGCAGAATTTTGATGGCATGAATTCTGATGGAAACGCAAGGAAGATAAGCTTCCTTGAAGGCGACTATAACCCATCAGCCTGGATTGAAGCAGTTAAGGGACTTGAAGACTGCCCTGAAGGTGGAGACAGGTGCATTAAGTGCTTTGAACTTCGAATGGATGAAGCAGCAAGAGTTTGTAAAGAGATGGGATTTGACGGCTTTACCACAACTCTTACTATCAGCCCTTTAAAGAATGCGGATAACCTTAATAAGGCAGGAAGAGAAGCTGCAGATAAGTACGGGACAATCTTTCTTCCATCTGACTTTAAGAAAAAGAACGGATACAAGCGTTCAATAGAGCTTTCCAAAATGTTTGACCTCTACAGGCAGGATTTTTGCGGATGTTCTTTTTCCAAAGCTCAAAGAGAGCGCGAAAAGGCAGCAGCCAGCGAAGGGAGAGTTGATGGAAACTAA
- a CDS encoding GNAT family N-acetyltransferase translates to MTKEFDIVPLPKDKWKGIPIPLTTRSDSYYDFEIDPFDKEGCSIKIVRKPAEQEIVHTPDEYDFPDSLYQDHWDKAEAYGVVGDDGKLLACIEVCPEEWSNRLMVTELWVADELQGIGLGKRLMDKAKEVGKEQNRRAIILETQSCNTKAIGFYLHQGFEIIGFDTCCYTNNDIGRREVRINLGFFFNREGRRR, encoded by the coding sequence ATGACAAAAGAATTTGATATAGTACCACTTCCTAAAGATAAATGGAAAGGGATTCCAATCCCGCTTACTACCAGAAGTGACAGTTACTATGATTTTGAAATAGATCCTTTTGATAAAGAAGGATGTTCGATCAAGATAGTGAGAAAGCCTGCGGAACAAGAAATTGTTCATACTCCCGACGAGTATGACTTTCCGGATTCTTTGTATCAGGATCATTGGGATAAGGCTGAGGCTTATGGAGTTGTAGGTGATGATGGGAAACTTCTTGCCTGCATTGAAGTGTGTCCTGAAGAGTGGTCCAACAGACTTATGGTTACAGAATTGTGGGTAGCAGACGAACTTCAAGGTATTGGCCTTGGAAAGCGTCTTATGGACAAAGCAAAGGAAGTCGGCAAAGAGCAAAATCGCCGAGCTATTATTCTTGAGACACAGTCCTGTAATACAAAGGCAATAGGTTTTTATCTTCATCAGGGATTTGAGATTATTGGTTTTGATACTTGTTGTTACACAAACAATGATATTGGAAGACGTGAAGTTAGAATCAATCTGGGATTCTTTTTTAACCGTGAAGGCCGAAGAAGATGA
- a CDS encoding GNAT family N-acetyltransferase yields MNALMMHAAKVYGARTFEGECAKENIGSRRVMEKLGMVYDHSSSYTKNDGSATFESDVFLLTIQKEKG; encoded by the coding sequence ATGAATGCACTAATGATGCATGCAGCAAAGGTCTATGGGGCACGCACATTTGAGGGTGAGTGCGCAAAGGAAAACATAGGAAGCAGAAGAGTCATGGAGAAACTTGGGATGGTATACGACCACAGTTCGTCATATACCAAAAATGATGGAAGTGCAACTTTCGAATCAGATGTATTCCTGTTAACAATCCAGAAGGAGAAAGGTTAA
- a CDS encoding divergent PAP2 family protein — MISFLTDLFTNKVFVSAGSGWFVAQLVKVIIDSIRDGFSVKRLVGGGGMPSTHSSLVTGLFISTGIVYGVSSFEFVIAFFFAMVVMYDAMGVRLTTGKEAYILNKLRERDLAENKEPLYDKILDEKMGHTFPEIVAGVITGILCALVVCLIIL; from the coding sequence ATGATTTCATTTCTTACAGATCTTTTTACCAACAAAGTTTTCGTATCAGCCGGTTCAGGATGGTTCGTAGCTCAGCTTGTCAAAGTAATAATTGATTCTATACGTGACGGTTTTAGTGTTAAGCGCCTTGTAGGCGGTGGCGGCATGCCAAGCACACATTCATCTCTCGTTACAGGACTTTTTATTTCTACAGGTATCGTATACGGCGTTTCTTCTTTTGAATTTGTTATCGCATTCTTCTTTGCAATGGTCGTAATGTACGATGCAATGGGCGTTCGCCTTACAACAGGAAAAGAGGCCTATATCCTCAACAAGCTCAGAGAACGAGATCTTGCTGAAAATAAAGAACCTCTTTACGATAAAATTCTTGATGAAAAGATGGGACATACATTTCCTGAGATAGTCGCCGGTGTAATAACCGGAATTCTGTGTGCTTTAGTTGTATGTCTTATAATTCTCTGA
- a CDS encoding ribonucleoside triphosphate reductase, protein MINTIVKRDGTQVRFDETKITAAMQKALESVKAEYTDKDLKTLTGAAVVDLYVNSADKDLRVTVEQAQDAAEAALMRGGYYTAARSFILYRQTHKVIRGITKEVKNFAVGMVDGSLGSADDATDADPCQAMDIIKNQNASTAGGTMGAAILAESEAITKMWWENIYDPEIRALCQVDGGNGEIYIHDMGMAAGYCAGWSLKDLLLNGLGGVPNKIASSPASHLSTAVMQLVNFLGIMQNEWAGAQAVSSFDTYLAPFVKADNLSYAEVKQCMQSFVFGANVSSRWGSQCPFSNITLDWTVPEDMAPQKAIVGGKEQDFTYGDCKREMDMINKAFLEVMITGDANGRGFQYPIPTYSITRDFDWSESENNRLLFEMAAKYGTPYFSNYINSDMKPSDVRSMCCRLRLDLRELRKQNGGNFGAGENTGSIGVVTINLPHIAYISATEEDFYKELEYAMNIAARSLDIKRRVVTLYLNKGAYPYTKVYLKAGFKNHFSTIGLVGMNEACLNARWIGEDLTSEKSLKWAGEVLDFMRNKLSDYQEQYGCLFNLEATPAESTCYTLARMDRRNYPDIITAGRSGETPYYTNSSHLPVGSVDDIFDALDKEDDLQCKYTSGTVFHAFLGERLPDWKQAAKSVRTIAENYRLPYFTLSPTYSICEDHGYINGETSICPVCGGKAETYSRITGYYRPVSNWNAGKAQEFEDRRTYNMSRIVSKSASDILNRVDKNRDETQNAIEKEFEQAKVARENFASLLSGSSVSKSDTVLEIIEENSDEPGVYVTDDQITLLTTTDCPRCRMAKEALDRRNFEYSILNASEDEGRELALKYGIMTAPAMFVDYGTSEKVITDFNEIMKFIKSIESRDRSELIGAE, encoded by the coding sequence ATGATCAACACTATCGTAAAACGTGACGGAACACAGGTGAGATTTGATGAGACCAAGATCACCGCGGCTATGCAGAAGGCTCTTGAATCAGTTAAGGCAGAGTATACTGATAAAGACTTAAAGACTCTTACCGGGGCAGCAGTAGTTGACCTTTATGTTAACAGTGCTGATAAGGATCTTCGTGTTACTGTCGAACAGGCTCAGGACGCGGCAGAGGCAGCTCTTATGAGAGGTGGCTATTATACTGCTGCAAGATCTTTTATCCTTTATAGACAGACTCATAAGGTTATCAGAGGTATAACCAAAGAGGTCAAGAATTTTGCCGTTGGAATGGTTGACGGGTCACTTGGTAGTGCTGATGATGCTACAGATGCTGATCCATGCCAGGCTATGGATATCATTAAGAATCAGAATGCTTCTACAGCAGGCGGTACAATGGGTGCTGCAATTCTTGCTGAGTCAGAAGCTATCACCAAGATGTGGTGGGAAAATATCTATGATCCTGAAATAAGAGCGCTGTGCCAGGTAGATGGCGGTAATGGCGAGATCTATATTCATGACATGGGGATGGCAGCAGGATACTGCGCAGGATGGTCACTTAAAGATCTTCTTCTTAATGGTCTTGGCGGCGTTCCTAACAAGATCGCATCAAGCCCTGCTTCACACCTTTCTACAGCTGTTATGCAGCTCGTTAACTTCCTTGGAATCATGCAGAATGAATGGGCAGGTGCTCAGGCTGTATCATCTTTTGATACATATCTTGCGCCTTTTGTTAAGGCTGACAACCTTTCTTATGCAGAGGTTAAGCAGTGCATGCAGTCATTTGTCTTTGGCGCAAACGTATCAAGCAGATGGGGAAGCCAGTGTCCTTTCTCCAATATAACTCTGGACTGGACTGTACCTGAAGATATGGCTCCGCAGAAAGCAATCGTTGGCGGCAAGGAACAGGACTTCACATATGGCGACTGCAAGCGCGAGATGGATATGATCAACAAGGCATTCCTTGAAGTCATGATCACAGGCGATGCCAACGGAAGAGGCTTCCAGTATCCTATTCCTACATATTCGATCACAAGAGATTTTGACTGGTCTGAGTCAGAGAACAACAGACTTTTGTTCGAGATGGCTGCAAAGTATGGAACACCTTATTTTTCCAACTATATCAATTCTGATATGAAGCCATCTGATGTAAGATCCATGTGCTGCAGACTGCGCCTTGATCTTCGTGAACTTAGAAAACAAAATGGCGGTAACTTCGGTGCGGGTGAAAATACGGGGTCGATCGGTGTTGTAACTATTAACCTTCCTCATATAGCATATATTTCTGCAACTGAAGAAGATTTCTACAAGGAACTTGAGTATGCAATGAATATTGCTGCCAGATCCCTTGATATTAAGAGAAGAGTAGTAACCTTGTATCTTAATAAGGGCGCTTATCCTTATACCAAGGTATATCTTAAGGCCGGATTTAAGAACCACTTCTCAACAATAGGTCTTGTAGGAATGAACGAGGCATGCCTCAATGCAAGATGGATAGGCGAGGATCTTACTTCTGAGAAGTCACTTAAGTGGGCAGGCGAAGTTCTCGACTTTATGAGAAATAAGCTTTCTGATTATCAGGAGCAGTACGGATGCCTGTTTAACCTTGAGGCAACTCCTGCAGAGTCCACCTGCTATACACTGGCTCGTATGGATAGAAGAAATTATCCTGATATCATTACAGCAGGAAGAAGTGGCGAGACACCTTATTATACAAACTCATCACATCTTCCGGTTGGTTCAGTTGATGATATCTTTGATGCCCTTGATAAGGAAGACGACCTTCAGTGCAAGTATACAAGCGGTACTGTATTCCATGCATTCCTTGGCGAAAGACTTCCTGACTGGAAGCAGGCTGCTAAGTCTGTTAGGACAATTGCTGAGAACTACAGACTTCCATACTTTACACTGTCACCTACATATTCCATCTGTGAAGATCACGGATATATTAACGGTGAGACCAGTATCTGTCCTGTATGCGGCGGCAAGGCTGAGACTTATTCCAGAATCACAGGTTATTACCGTCCTGTAAGCAACTGGAATGCAGGTAAGGCTCAGGAATTTGAAGACAGAAGGACTTATAATATGAGCCGCATCGTTAGTAAGAGCGCATCCGATATCCTTAACCGTGTTGACAAAAACAGGGATGAGACTCAGAATGCTATTGAGAAGGAATTTGAACAGGCTAAGGTTGCAAGAGAAAACTTTGCATCCCTCCTTTCAGGGAGCAGCGTTTCAAAATCCGATACTGTTTTGGAGATCATTGAAGAAAACAGTGATGAGCCAGGTGTCTATGTAACTGATGATCAGATAACTCTTCTTACAACAACAGACTGTCCAAGATGTCGTATGGCAAAAGAAGCTCTGGATAGAAGAAACTTTGAGTATTCAATCCTGAATGCTTCTGAAGATGAAGGAAGAGAATTGGCTCTTAAGTATGGTATTATGACAGCACCTGCTATGTTCGTTGATTATGGTACTTCCGAAAAGGTTATTACTGATTTTAATGAAATAATGAAATTCATAAAGTCTATCGAAAGTAGAGATAGAAGCGAACTTATAGGGGCTGAATAA
- a CDS encoding GNAT family N-acetyltransferase: MKHKRLNRDGWGFQYYPYYQMRIDCECFHGLACLIRFTDGEANYWETPKAGRIQVTGEGMTWLELIPDNAKRVITVKYFPDNTHDEERVNYPENFCAKYRPSIWYVDIIEGIDYDEDGIAFFIDKYLDVIFTPEGDVKIDDRDELDAAHDEGELSDEQYADALAECDLILDQLCSDITKTNSWCAEVRDIVEKRIAEGESITRCREVWELAKTQEVVESKRLKMRRLIPEDYKVMAAWDMDERVYKYLLGSACKTPEEPLVWLPKKDPTSKVNILMLVSEKEDGHAVGIYALNHDVERDVWSLSYVNRYDDWGKGYTVEGMSALMEHAVKVYGAYTFEGECAKENIGSRKVMEKLGMVYDHSSSYTKNDGSATFESDIYTLTISSLDK, translated from the coding sequence ATGAAGCATAAGAGACTTAACAGAGATGGCTGGGGATTTCAGTATTATCCTTATTATCAGATGAGGATTGATTGCGAATGCTTTCATGGTCTGGCATGTCTTATAAGATTTACTGATGGAGAAGCTAACTATTGGGAGACTCCAAAGGCAGGAAGGATCCAGGTTACAGGAGAAGGTATGACATGGCTTGAGCTGATCCCTGATAACGCCAAAAGAGTTATCACAGTAAAGTATTTTCCTGATAATACTCATGATGAAGAAAGAGTGAATTATCCTGAGAACTTTTGCGCTAAGTATCGCCCTTCCATCTGGTATGTGGATATCATAGAGGGCATTGATTATGATGAAGATGGAATAGCTTTTTTCATAGATAAGTACCTTGATGTGATCTTTACACCGGAAGGTGATGTCAAGATCGATGATCGTGATGAGCTTGATGCTGCGCATGACGAAGGAGAGTTGTCTGACGAACAATATGCGGATGCACTGGCAGAATGTGATCTTATACTTGATCAGCTTTGTTCTGACATTACTAAGACCAACTCTTGGTGTGCAGAAGTAAGAGATATTGTTGAAAAAAGAATAGCTGAAGGCGAATCAATAACCAGATGCCGCGAAGTTTGGGAACTTGCGAAAACTCAAGAAGTAGTTGAATCTAAAAGACTTAAAATGAGGCGTTTGATACCTGAGGATTACAAGGTTATGGCAGCTTGGGATATGGATGAGAGAGTCTATAAATATTTACTTGGCTCTGCATGTAAAACTCCGGAAGAGCCACTAGTATGGCTTCCCAAAAAGGACCCAACTTCCAAAGTTAATATACTGATGCTGGTGTCTGAAAAAGAGGATGGACATGCGGTAGGAATATACGCTCTTAATCATGATGTTGAAAGAGATGTCTGGTCCTTGTCCTATGTCAACAGATATGATGACTGGGGAAAAGGATACACAGTAGAAGGCATGAGCGCACTAATGGAACATGCTGTAAAAGTATATGGAGCATACACCTTTGAAGGGGAGTGTGCAAAAGAAAACATAGGCAGCAGAAAGGTTATGGAGAAGCTGGGTATGGTGTATGATCACAGTTCCTCATATACCAAGAATGATGGTAGTGCTACCTTTGAATCAGATATATATACACTAACAATTTCCAGTTTGGATAAATAA
- a CDS encoding GNAT family protein produces the protein MLKDYEIDKPILETDRLIIRVLNENDVPDLKEWLGRDEIYTYWGRKASKNEKNPELMFIDPRPWVKRKPSPDFDWGIVLKESNIVVGMIAVFDIQNARMGDIAYRINPEYWNMGITTEALKEVLRFIFENTEIDRLNGRADVRNIASNKVMEKCGFIKEGTVRQGKMVSVYCDYNIYGMLREDYMGLQVF, from the coding sequence ATGTTAAAAGATTATGAAATAGATAAACCAATTCTTGAAACGGACAGATTGATTATTCGTGTGCTCAACGAAAATGATGTGCCTGATTTAAAAGAGTGGCTTGGTAGAGATGAAATCTATACATATTGGGGCAGAAAAGCAAGTAAGAATGAGAAAAATCCTGAACTTATGTTTATTGATCCACGCCCTTGGGTAAAAAGAAAACCTTCTCCTGATTTTGATTGGGGAATTGTACTGAAAGAATCCAATATAGTGGTAGGCATGATTGCGGTATTTGATATCCAAAATGCCAGAATGGGTGATATAGCATACAGAATTAATCCTGAGTACTGGAATATGGGAATTACTACAGAAGCTTTAAAGGAAGTGCTACGGTTTATATTTGAGAACACGGAAATAGACCGTTTGAATGGGCGTGCGGATGTAAGAAACATTGCTTCAAATAAGGTTATGGAAAAATGTGGTTTTATAAAAGAAGGGACCGTTCGCCAAGGGAAAATGGTTTCTGTTTATTGCGATTATAATATTTATGGCATGCTCAGAGAAGATTATATGGGCCTGCAAGTTTTTTAG
- a CDS encoding TIGR04076 family protein: MNYTDNKVKVTVIESHCPKYKEGDVIRFVGSDLDKENSDNVCMVAMQAIYPFIYAFRRGGNLKNGPYQCIDCGETVKFNIEIDS; the protein is encoded by the coding sequence ATGAATTATACAGATAACAAGGTTAAAGTTACAGTAATAGAAAGTCATTGCCCCAAATATAAGGAAGGCGATGTTATACGTTTTGTAGGAAGTGATCTTGATAAAGAAAATAGTGATAACGTATGCATGGTAGCGATGCAGGCTATTTATCCTTTTATCTATGCATTCAGAAGAGGTGGCAATCTCAAGAACGGACCATATCAGTGCATAGACTGTGGTGAAACTGTGAAATTCAATATCGAGATTGATTCTTAG
- a CDS encoding GNAT family N-acetyltransferase → MEQRIILETDRLLLREMNIDDFDALYKVLADRDIMQHYPYTFDEKRVRDWIERNMNRYHDNGFGLWAVCLKDTREMIGDCGLTLQNIEGEMLPEIGYHIRADHQRKGYAKEAAAAVRDWAFANTDYPAIYSYCKYTNIGSYKTAESIGMHFEKEYPDPDNKITHVSVIFRGEVNVE, encoded by the coding sequence ATGGAACAAAGAATTATATTGGAAACAGACAGATTGCTTCTTAGAGAAATGAATATTGATGATTTTGATGCATTATACAAAGTCCTCGCTGATAGGGACATCATGCAGCATTATCCATATACTTTTGATGAGAAAAGAGTCAGAGATTGGATTGAAAGAAATATGAACCGATATCATGATAACGGTTTTGGACTGTGGGCTGTGTGTTTGAAAGATACTAGAGAGATGATTGGCGATTGTGGATTAACACTTCAGAATATTGAGGGAGAGATGCTCCCTGAGATTGGTTATCACATTCGCGCAGATCATCAGCGTAAAGGTTATGCTAAGGAAGCAGCAGCTGCTGTACGAGACTGGGCTTTTGCTAACACGGATTATCCTGCAATCTATTCATATTGCAAATATACAAATATCGGTTCTTATAAGACTGCAGAATCTATTGGAATGCATTTTGAGAAAGAATACCCGGATCCGGACAACAAGATTACTCATGTATCAGTGATCTTTCGTGGAGAAGTAAATGTTGAGTGA
- a CDS encoding NUDIX hydrolase: protein MLAIDSSGNKLLDFINVNEEDAAKQFTPITVCLLVVKIGNDYLMGFNHWRKGWEIFGGCLEAGETLREAMVREAKEELGIECVPEWLGIAHFEIQPDYFSDLVREEYGAIYGVSLSEEYMEIIEKNRIDREEIDKIALLKDISSDEKIRALDRKLTEFY, encoded by the coding sequence ATGCTAGCAATAGACTCATCTGGAAATAAACTACTAGATTTTATAAATGTAAATGAAGAGGATGCAGCTAAACAGTTTACTCCTATAACCGTCTGTTTACTGGTTGTAAAGATAGGCAATGATTATCTTATGGGTTTCAATCATTGGCGAAAAGGCTGGGAGATTTTTGGTGGATGCCTTGAGGCTGGTGAAACATTGCGGGAAGCAATGGTACGTGAAGCTAAAGAAGAGCTTGGAATTGAATGCGTTCCTGAATGGCTTGGTATTGCGCACTTTGAAATTCAGCCGGATTATTTCAGCGATTTAGTACGCGAGGAGTATGGAGCTATTTACGGTGTATCTTTGTCTGAAGAATACATGGAAATAATCGAGAAAAACCGTATCGATAGAGAAGAAATTGATAAGATAGCTTTACTAAAAGATATTTCTTCGGATGAGAAAATAAGAGCACTGGATAGAAAATTAACTGAATTCTATTAA
- a CDS encoding HIT family protein: MCGICERIKETKDGKNLFLVKELETGYVVIGDFQHFKGYTLFLYKDHVVELFDLDIETRAKHLQEMTLVAEAVKNAFGAEKMNYECLGNGEGGAHIHWHLFPRRAGDIENYGNNGKGPVWCYPMEKMYADSNRPGTEELEEMKAKLLCELDKLLK; this comes from the coding sequence ATGTGTGGAATATGTGAAAGAATTAAAGAAACAAAAGATGGAAAAAATCTTTTTCTTGTAAAGGAACTTGAGACGGGATATGTAGTGATCGGAGATTTCCAGCATTTTAAGGGATATACACTTTTTCTATATAAAGATCATGTTGTGGAATTGTTTGATCTTGATATAGAAACAAGAGCTAAGCATTTGCAGGAAATGACGCTTGTTGCTGAAGCAGTAAAGAACGCCTTTGGAGCCGAAAAGATGAATTATGAATGCCTTGGTAACGGCGAAGGTGGTGCACATATACACTGGCATCTTTTCCCAAGAAGAGCTGGAGATATAGAGAATTATGGCAACAATGGCAAGGGCCCCGTTTGGTGTTACCCAATGGAAAAGATGTATGCAGATAGTAACAGACCCGGCACCGAAGAACTTGAGGAGATGAAAGCAAAGCTTCTTTGCGAGCTGGATAAACTGCTTAAATAA